A genome region from Neoarius graeffei isolate fNeoGra1 chromosome 21, fNeoGra1.pri, whole genome shotgun sequence includes the following:
- the LOC132870087 gene encoding stimulated by retinoic acid gene 8 protein-like, producing the protein MSCVGQEKQKDDGEQQNVRRRALLQTRHRATIADLFEALKNMVCPSSQSSQNGEASSNQGSPAKWKILDHAMGFLLEKEAYLSKLLVLKEAYLDDDGGPKSLEDVRDQYRRRFSKHDSLHIRTHSCRAWVPDVNEDHENSEVDLTDEETDELLQSQSSGSSVHNIQEFEGYLFFYSRTLEVLLRNGVLTPDQTGLSVVSEAISGLWSSLPSERRAEAQQQALDQSSVLWEGQAEISASPLTSLNPSAACVLEEDLLQDAYDVVQRDMDAASVNGPDALQSRDHEKLRQIYKNISGFIKNHMAEDLELPQDPSQAADYEEHLLRCSESFDEDF; encoded by the exons ATGTCCTGTGTTGGTCAAGAGAAGCAGAAGGATGACGGTGAGCAGCAGAACGTGAGAAGGAGAGCGCTGCTGCAGACCCGACATCGGGCCACAATTGCGGATCTTTTCGAGGCACTGAAAAATATGGTGTGTCCATCCAGTCAGTCCAGTCAGAACGGTGAAGCTTCTTCTAATCAAGGAAGTCCTGCCAAG TGGAAGATCCTAGATCATGCCATGGGATTTCTTCTGGAGAAGGAGGCTTACCTGAGCAAACTCCTTGTACtgaaag AAGCTTATCTTGATGATGATGGAGGACCGAAGAGTTTGGAAGACGTGCGAGATCAGTATAGGAGGCGCTTTTCTAAACATGA CAGTTTGCACATCAGGACACACAGCTGTAGAGCTTGGGTACCTGATGTAAATGAGGACCACGAGAACAGTGAGGTGGACTTAACTGATGAAGAAACGGACGAGCTGCTTCAGTCCCAGTCATCTGGGTCATCTGTCCACAACATCCAGGAGTTTGAGGG ATATCTCTTTTTCTACAGTAGGACTCTTGAGGTTCTTTTGCGCAATGGAGTGCTCACGCCAGATCAGACAGGTCTTTCTGTAGTGTCCGAGGCCATCTCAGGTCTGTGGAGCTCTCTACCTTCAGAGCGAAGGGCAGAAGCACAGCAGCAGGCTCTCGACCAGAGCTCTGTCTTATGGGAAGGCCAAGCTGAGATCAGCGCCTCACCTCTCACCAGCTTAAATCCATCTGCAGCTTGTGTTCTTGAGGAG GATCTACTACAGGATGCTTATGATGTGGTGCAGAGAGATATGGATGCTGCTTCAGTAAACGG GCCTGACGCACTGCAGAGCCGTGACCATGAGAAGCTGAGGCAAATCTACAAGAACATCTCAGGCTTCATCAAGAACCACATGGCTGAGGATCTGGAGCTTCCGCAG